A part of Tardiphaga sp. vice304 genomic DNA contains:
- a CDS encoding acetyl-CoA carboxylase biotin carboxylase subunit, whose translation MFKRILIANRGEIACRIIKSARRMGIQTVAVYSEADRDALHVAMADEAVLIGPPAASESYLLIEKIIEACRKTGAEAVHPGYGFLSEREAFPRALEAAGIVFIGPNPGAIAAMGDKIESKKAAAKANVSTVPGHLGVITDGKHAIKIADEIGYPVMIKASAGGGGKGMRIAYSTSEVEEGFGLATAEAKSSFGDDRVFIEKFIVDPRHIEIQVLGDKHGNVIYLGERECSIQRRNQKVIEEAPSPLLDETTRRKMGEQAVALAKAVNYDSAGTVEFVAAQDKSFYFLEMNTRLQVEHPVTELITGVDLVEQMIRVAAGEKLQMAQKDVTLTGWAVESRVYAEDPFRNFLPSIGRLVKYRPPAESRVDGITVRNDTGVQEGGEISIYYDPMIAKLVTHAPSRAAAIEAQSHALDAFYIDGIRHNIPFLSALMSHPRWREGNLSTGFIAEEFPKGFAARKPEGEVARRIAAVGAAIDHVIGERKRQISGQLTGRPVLRAGRRAVWLEREEIVLEVAREDFGIAVRFVARDGSVGTAHLIASTWTPGQPVWEGNIDGHPVAMQVRPIPNGIRLAHQGYEVAVNVFTEAEAASARLMPVGVKADTGKKLLCPMPGLVVSIAVTEGQDIKAGETLAVVEAMKMQNVLRAERDGIVKKIHATAGATLAVDALILEFA comes from the coding sequence ATGTTCAAACGTATCCTGATCGCCAATCGCGGCGAGATCGCCTGCCGCATCATCAAGTCCGCCCGCCGCATGGGCATCCAGACCGTCGCGGTCTATTCCGAGGCCGACCGTGACGCGCTGCATGTCGCGATGGCCGACGAGGCCGTGCTGATCGGCCCGCCGGCGGCCAGTGAAAGCTATTTGCTGATCGAGAAGATCATCGAGGCCTGCCGCAAGACCGGCGCCGAGGCTGTGCATCCCGGCTACGGCTTCCTGTCGGAGCGCGAAGCGTTTCCGCGTGCGCTGGAAGCCGCCGGAATCGTGTTCATCGGCCCCAACCCGGGCGCCATCGCCGCGATGGGGGACAAGATCGAATCCAAGAAGGCGGCGGCCAAGGCCAACGTCTCCACCGTGCCCGGCCATCTCGGCGTCATCACCGACGGCAAGCACGCCATCAAGATCGCCGACGAGATAGGCTATCCCGTGATGATCAAGGCCTCCGCCGGCGGTGGCGGCAAGGGCATGCGGATCGCGTACTCGACCTCTGAAGTCGAGGAGGGCTTCGGCCTGGCAACCGCCGAGGCGAAGTCCTCGTTCGGCGACGACCGCGTGTTCATCGAAAAGTTCATCGTCGATCCCCGGCACATCGAGATCCAGGTGCTCGGCGACAAGCACGGCAACGTGATCTATCTCGGCGAGCGCGAATGCTCGATCCAGCGCCGCAACCAGAAGGTCATCGAGGAGGCCCCGTCGCCCTTGCTGGACGAAACCACCCGGCGGAAAATGGGCGAGCAGGCGGTCGCATTGGCCAAGGCCGTGAACTACGATTCCGCCGGCACGGTGGAATTCGTCGCCGCCCAGGATAAGAGCTTCTACTTCCTGGAGATGAACACCCGTCTGCAGGTCGAGCATCCCGTCACCGAACTAATCACCGGCGTCGATCTGGTGGAGCAGATGATCCGCGTGGCCGCCGGCGAGAAGCTGCAGATGGCGCAGAAGGATGTCACGCTGACCGGCTGGGCGGTGGAATCCCGTGTCTATGCCGAGGACCCGTTCCGCAACTTCCTGCCCTCCATCGGCCGTCTGGTGAAGTACCGTCCGCCCGCCGAGAGCCGCGTCGACGGCATCACCGTGCGTAACGACACCGGCGTGCAGGAGGGCGGCGAGATCTCGATCTATTACGATCCGATGATCGCCAAGCTGGTCACGCACGCGCCGTCGCGCGCCGCCGCCATCGAGGCGCAATCGCACGCGCTCGATGCCTTCTATATCGACGGCATCCGCCACAATATTCCGTTCCTGTCGGCCTTGATGAGCCACCCGCGCTGGCGCGAGGGGAATCTCTCCACCGGCTTCATCGCCGAGGAATTCCCCAAGGGCTTTGCCGCGCGCAAGCCGGAGGGCGAGGTGGCGCGCCGCATCGCTGCGGTGGGCGCGGCCATCGACCATGTGATCGGCGAGCGCAAGCGGCAGATTTCCGGCCAGCTAACCGGCCGTCCGGTGCTCCGTGCCGGCCGCCGCGCGGTGTGGCTGGAGCGCGAGGAGATCGTGCTGGAGGTGGCGCGCGAGGATTTCGGCATTGCCGTACGCTTCGTCGCGCGCGATGGCAGCGTCGGCACCGCGCACCTGATTGCCTCGACCTGGACGCCGGGGCAGCCGGTCTGGGAAGGCAACATCGACGGCCATCCGGTGGCCATGCAAGTGCGGCCGATCCCCAACGGCATTCGCCTTGCGCATCAAGGCTATGAGGTCGCGGTCAACGTGTTCACCGAGGCTGAGGCCGCGTCGGCGCGGCTGATGCCGGTCGGCGTCAAGGCCGACACCGGCAAGAAGCTGCTGTGCCCGATGCCGGGCCTGGTGGTGTCGATCGCCGTCACCGAGGGACAGGACATCAAGGCCGGCGAGACGCTCGCCGTCGTGGAGGCGATGAAGATGCAGAACGTGCTGCGCGCCGAGCGCGACGGCATCGTCAAGAAGATCCACGCCACGGCCGGCGCGACGCTCGCGGTCGACGCGCTGATCCTGGAATTCGCATGA
- a CDS encoding acylphosphatase: MSDTIRHVTIRGRVQGVGYRAWVAHTADGLGLEGWVRNRRDGSVEAVLAGPVDIVEQMIEHCRRGPSHARVDTVAATEAGADMLNLRNAGEDFSVLPTL; the protein is encoded by the coding sequence ATGAGCGATACGATCCGGCACGTCACGATCCGCGGTCGCGTGCAGGGCGTCGGCTATCGCGCATGGGTTGCCCACACCGCCGACGGCCTCGGCCTCGAAGGCTGGGTCCGCAATCGCCGCGACGGGAGCGTCGAGGCGGTGCTCGCAGGGCCTGTCGATATCGTCGAGCAGATGATCGAGCACTGTCGCCGCGGCCCGAGCCACGCGCGCGTCGATACGGTCGCGGCGACGGAGGCCGGCGCCGACATGCTGAACCTCCGGAACGCCGGCGAAGATTTCTCGGTGCTGCCGACGCTCTGA
- a CDS encoding DUF4268 domain-containing protein has protein sequence MLELGAIVNLPLRDVWSGEATHFTPWLAQNLDVLAQKLGMDLELESTEASAGDFSADIIARDLSTNHLVVIENQFGNTDHRHLGQLITYSSVLGAGVVVWIAESIRSEHKSAIDFLNQNLKESLRLYALEASVIRIDNSKPAFVLSVVSRPTEVAATTPEGAQPISETRERYREYFQALIDELREKHHFTNARAGQPQNWYTFASDNSRIYKYGTSFANGDRVRVETYLDCGDKGKNERLFDCLYSQKEEIENEFGSTLSWERLDEKRACRIATYHDGGIDADSEELLKIQQWAILSMLKFKSVFPARIEKCLKQIDSSEPPISYA, from the coding sequence ATGTTGGAACTAGGTGCGATAGTAAATCTGCCGCTCAGAGACGTTTGGTCCGGAGAGGCTACGCATTTCACGCCATGGCTTGCGCAAAACTTAGACGTATTAGCCCAAAAGTTGGGGATGGATCTCGAATTAGAAAGCACGGAAGCATCTGCGGGAGATTTTTCTGCTGACATTATAGCGAGAGACCTCTCTACAAATCATCTGGTGGTTATTGAAAATCAGTTTGGGAACACAGACCATCGCCACTTAGGGCAATTAATCACGTATTCTTCTGTCCTCGGTGCAGGTGTTGTCGTTTGGATTGCTGAGAGCATTCGATCGGAGCACAAATCCGCGATAGATTTCCTAAACCAGAATTTAAAGGAGAGCCTCAGGTTATACGCTTTAGAAGCCTCGGTCATACGGATTGACAACTCGAAGCCGGCCTTCGTGCTGAGCGTCGTATCGCGACCGACGGAAGTTGCAGCCACGACGCCAGAGGGCGCACAACCGATTTCCGAAACACGTGAAAGATACAGAGAATATTTTCAAGCTCTCATCGACGAGCTTCGCGAAAAGCACCATTTCACTAATGCAAGAGCTGGACAGCCGCAAAACTGGTACACTTTTGCCTCCGATAATTCGCGAATTTATAAGTATGGCACCAGCTTTGCCAACGGCGATCGAGTCCGCGTAGAGACCTACCTCGACTGCGGAGACAAAGGTAAGAACGAGCGACTTTTTGATTGCCTTTACAGTCAAAAGGAGGAGATAGAAAACGAGTTCGGCTCGACCTTGAGCTGGGAGCGCCTCGACGAGAAAAGAGCCTGCCGTATCGCCACATATCACGATGGTGGTATTGATGCGGACTCCGAAGAACTTCTAAAGATTCAGCAGTGGGCAATCTTAAGTATGTTGAAGTTCAAATCTGTTTTTCCTGCTCGCATTGAAAAGTGCCTTAAGCAGATTGACAGTTCAGAGCCCCCGATATCCTACGCTTAA
- a CDS encoding FliM/FliN family flagellar motor switch protein, producing the protein MSNLVQSCICDCGARVPTLDKITVDIMVVLGTTSMPVHQVMRLSRGAIIELDAGEQDEVKILANNLPIASGVVQVNRNRIAVEVKQMLPRTSEHR; encoded by the coding sequence ATGTCGAATTTAGTGCAATCTTGCATCTGTGACTGCGGGGCCCGCGTGCCAACCCTCGATAAAATTACGGTCGACATCATGGTGGTCCTCGGGACCACCTCGATGCCTGTGCATCAGGTGATGCGGCTCAGCCGCGGCGCCATCATTGAACTCGACGCCGGCGAGCAGGACGAGGTGAAAATCCTCGCCAACAACCTGCCGATCGCCTCCGGCGTCGTGCAGGTCAACCGCAACCGGATCGCGGTCGAAGTCAAGCAGATGCTGCCCAGGACCTCTGAACACAGATAG
- a CDS encoding tyrosine-type recombinase/integrase, translated as MPRPRPPHLHHEVSRHGKTVWYVRMGKGPRIRIKATYGTPDFEAAYQAALNGETAPEPGKAAKGTLEWLWNLYRQSDDWRDLSMATRRQRENIMRHVLKAAGAHPLSKINAASIKAGKERRSATPSQAKHFVTTIRNMFAWAIDAKLARQDPTIGIKFKRSKNQRKGGFPVWTDEDIAAFERCWPRGTRPRVMFDIFLYTGLRRGDAARVGKQHVRKGVITLETEKTGTWVHIPILPELQATLDAGPTGDLAFIGNANNGAPLRKEVLGNLFAEACRAAGIKKSAHGLRKAAATNVADRGGTDSELDALFGWEDGQTSKIYTKESNRKRLAAGAAAKLSRTETETSIPSPDQKVRASGGKDE; from the coding sequence ATGCCCAGACCGCGCCCGCCGCACCTGCACCATGAAGTCAGCCGTCATGGAAAGACGGTCTGGTACGTCCGCATGGGCAAGGGCCCGCGCATTCGCATCAAGGCCACTTACGGCACCCCCGACTTTGAAGCCGCCTATCAGGCGGCATTGAACGGCGAGACAGCGCCAGAACCCGGCAAGGCCGCCAAGGGCACGCTCGAGTGGCTGTGGAACCTGTATCGGCAGTCCGACGACTGGCGCGACTTGTCGATGGCCACGCGGCGGCAGCGCGAAAACATCATGCGCCATGTCTTGAAGGCTGCCGGCGCGCATCCGCTGTCGAAGATCAACGCCGCCTCGATCAAGGCTGGCAAGGAACGACGATCTGCAACGCCGTCGCAGGCCAAGCACTTCGTCACCACCATCCGCAATATGTTCGCATGGGCGATCGACGCCAAGCTGGCACGGCAGGATCCGACGATCGGCATCAAGTTCAAGCGGTCGAAGAACCAGCGCAAAGGCGGCTTCCCGGTCTGGACCGACGAGGACATCGCGGCTTTCGAGCGCTGCTGGCCGCGCGGCACCCGGCCGCGGGTGATGTTCGACATTTTCCTCTACACCGGCCTGCGACGGGGAGACGCCGCGCGCGTCGGCAAGCAGCACGTCCGCAAGGGCGTCATCACGCTTGAAACCGAGAAGACCGGCACCTGGGTGCACATCCCGATTTTGCCAGAACTGCAGGCTACGCTCGACGCGGGCCCGACGGGCGACCTCGCCTTCATCGGCAACGCCAACAACGGCGCGCCGCTCAGGAAGGAAGTGCTGGGCAACCTGTTTGCGGAAGCATGCCGCGCCGCCGGCATCAAGAAGTCGGCCCACGGCCTGCGCAAGGCCGCAGCCACCAACGTCGCCGATCGCGGCGGCACCGATTCCGAACTCGACGCGCTATTTGGTTGGGAGGATGGCCAGACGTCGAAGATCTACACCAAGGAATCGAACCGGAAGCGCTTGGCTGCCGGCGCCGCTGCGAAGCTTTCGAGGACCGAAACGGAAACGTCTATTCCCTCACCTGACCAAAAGGTGCGGGCCTCAGGGGGAAAAGACGAATGA
- a CDS encoding isocitrate lyase/PEP mutase family protein yields MTFRTRREALRAILSGSQCLRPASVYDAISVRIAEDIGFEVGMFGGSAASLAVLGDPDIALITLSELAEQMRRMSRAAALPVLVDADHGYGNAMNVRRTVQELEMAGAAGLTIEDTQLPAAYGEAKPQLIALQEGVGKIRAALEARRDSSLVIVARTGAASIASIDDAIARARAYEAQSPDALMFTGVKTRAELETIAAATTLPIVLGGLTDDITDWDFLARQRVRIAVQGHAPIAAATQAVFATLTAIRDGVAPKDLPGLASSDLLDWVTRAALVKQRGGDFLGLKKS; encoded by the coding sequence ATGACCTTCCGTACCCGTCGCGAGGCACTGCGCGCGATCCTGTCGGGCTCGCAATGCCTGCGTCCGGCTTCGGTCTATGACGCGATTTCGGTGCGCATCGCGGAGGATATCGGCTTCGAGGTCGGCATGTTCGGTGGCTCCGCGGCCTCGCTCGCGGTGCTCGGCGATCCCGATATCGCACTGATCACGCTGTCCGAGCTGGCCGAGCAGATGCGGCGGATGTCGCGCGCCGCGGCGTTGCCGGTGCTGGTCGATGCCGATCATGGCTACGGCAATGCCATGAACGTCCGCCGCACCGTGCAGGAATTGGAGATGGCGGGCGCCGCCGGCTTGACCATCGAGGACACGCAGCTTCCGGCCGCCTATGGCGAGGCGAAGCCGCAACTGATTGCGCTGCAGGAAGGCGTAGGCAAGATCAGGGCCGCGCTCGAGGCGCGGCGCGATTCTTCGCTGGTGATCGTGGCACGCACCGGCGCTGCCTCCATCGCCTCTATCGACGACGCCATCGCGCGAGCGCGGGCCTATGAGGCGCAGAGCCCCGACGCGCTGATGTTCACCGGCGTAAAGACGCGGGCCGAACTCGAAACCATTGCCGCGGCGACGACGCTTCCGATCGTGCTGGGCGGATTGACCGACGACATCACCGATTGGGACTTCCTCGCCCGCCAGCGCGTCCGCATTGCCGTGCAGGGCCACGCGCCGATCGCCGCGGCGACGCAGGCGGTGTTCGCCACGCTGACGGCGATCCGCGATGGCGTAGCGCCAAAGGATCTGCCTGGTCTGGCGTCGTCGGATCTGCTGGACTGGGTGACGCGCGCAGCCTTGGTGAAGCAGCGCGGCGGCGACTTCCTCGGCCTGAAGAAATCATGA
- the lipB gene encoding lipoyl(octanoyl) transferase LipB — protein sequence MVNDRNTLDIQPFLRGDDGPAVEWRVSDTPIPYPEAVAEMESRAASIADGTAPELVWLLEHPPLYTSGTSGKPGDLLDARFPLFETGRGGQLTYHGPGQRIAYVMLDLKARRPDVRAYVASLEQWIIRTLAAFNVRGERREDRVGVWVTRPDKGDGHEDKIAAIGVRLRRWVSFHGISINVEPDLGHFQSIVPCGIVDPRFGVTSVVDLGLPVSMEDIDVALRQAFGEVFGETGTRVPETLV from the coding sequence ATGGTTAACGACCGAAACACCCTCGATATCCAGCCGTTTTTACGCGGCGATGACGGCCCCGCGGTGGAATGGCGGGTGTCGGACACGCCGATTCCCTATCCCGAAGCTGTCGCGGAGATGGAATCGCGCGCCGCTTCCATCGCCGACGGCACCGCGCCGGAACTGGTCTGGCTGCTCGAACATCCGCCGCTGTACACCTCCGGCACATCGGGCAAGCCCGGCGATCTGCTGGATGCACGTTTTCCGCTGTTCGAGACCGGCCGCGGCGGCCAGCTGACCTATCACGGCCCCGGCCAGCGCATCGCCTATGTGATGCTCGACCTCAAGGCGCGGCGGCCGGACGTGCGCGCTTACGTCGCCTCGCTGGAGCAATGGATCATCCGGACGCTCGCCGCCTTTAACGTCCGCGGCGAGCGCCGCGAGGACCGCGTCGGCGTCTGGGTGACCCGGCCCGACAAGGGTGATGGCCATGAGGACAAGATCGCCGCGATCGGCGTCCGGCTGCGGCGCTGGGTGTCGTTTCACGGCATCTCGATCAATGTCGAACCGGACCTCGGCCATTTCCAGTCGATCGTGCCCTGCGGCATTGTCGATCCGCGCTTTGGGGTCACCAGCGTGGTCGATCTCGGCCTGCCGGTGAGCATGGAAGATATCGACGTCGCATTGCGGCAGGCGTTCGGCGAGGTGTTCGGTGAAACCGGCACGCGTGTGCCGGAAACGCTGGTGTAA